The genomic window CGCCTGGGGGAGACGGGCAAGTTCCCGACGATCCCGATCGCCATGGGCGAGTCCGGCGTCTTCACCCGGATCTTCGGCGCGAAGTTCGGCTCGCCGTTCACCTACGCGGGCTTCAACCCCGAGCGCGTCTTCGCGGTCGGCATGCCCCAGTTCGGGGAGCTCAAGAACGACTACAACTACCGCCGGATCGACGACCGGACCGAGATCTACGGGGTCATCGGCGACCCGATCGGCCACAGCCTCAGCCCCGCCATCCACAACGCCGCCTTCCGAGAGCTGGGCCTGAACAAGGTCCTCGTGCCGTTCCAGGTGCCCCAGGGGGGGCTCGAGTCGTTCCTCACGGACACGACGTGGCTCGGGCTCAAGGGCTTCAGCGTCACGATCCCGCACAAGGAGGCGATCATTCCCCTCCTCCAGCAGAAGGAGAACGCGGTCGAGCGGACCGGCGCGTGCAACACCGTGGTGGTCGACGCCGAGGGCCGCCGCTGCGGCTTCAACACCGACTACCGCGCCGCGATGGACTCGCTCGAGGTCGGCATGGGGAGCGTCGAGGGCTCCGACGGGCCGAGCCCGCTGGTGGACAAGCAGGTCCTCGTGCTGGGCGCGGGGGGCGTGGCGCGGTCGATCGCCCGGGGGCTCTCGCGCCGCGGGGCCCACGTCACCATCTGCAACCGCCACGACGAGCGGTCGACCGCGCTGGCCGAGGAGGTCGGCTGCCGGATGGTCACGTGGTCGCAGCGCGCGACGGTGATCGCCGACGTGATCGTCAACTGCACGCCGGTCGGGATGCACCCGAACGTGGACGACACGCCGCTGCCCCCCTCGGCCTTCCAGCGCACGGGCATCATCGTGTTCGACACGGTCTACCACCCGGAGCACACGATGCTCCTGAAGCTCGCCCGCGAGCGGCAGGCCGTCGCCATCTCCGGCGTGGACATGTTCCTCCGCCAGGCGGCGCTCCAGTTCAAGCTGTACACCGGGCAGGACGCCCCCCTGGACGTCATGCGGGCCACCCTCAAGCGCAAGCTCGGGCCGCTCCGGGAAGACTGACGAAGGGGCTGGCGACGACGATGCAGGCGAATCACGGAGAGCGAGGCCGCGGGCTGGTCCTGGTGGGCTATCGCGGCACGGGGAAGTCCACCGTCGGCCGGATCGTCGCCGATCGGGCCGGGCGGGAGTTCGTCGAGGTGGACGCCGAGATCGAGCGCCGGGCGGGGCGGTCGATCCGGGCCATCTTCGCCGAGGACGGGGAGCCGGCCTTCCGCGACATGGAGGAGGAAGCCGTCCGCGGGCTCGTCCGGGACTTCCCCGGCGCCGTGCTCGCCACGGGCGGCGGCACGGTCATGCGGGCGACGAACCGCGGGCTCCTCCGCGGCCACGGCCTCGTGGTCTGGCTGCGGGCCGAGCCGGCGGAGCTGGCCCGCCGGATCGAGGCCGACGCGATCTCGTTCGCCACCCGGCCCGCGCTCACCGCGGCCGGCCCCCTCGCGGAGATCCCCGCGGTCCTCGCGGCCCGCACGCCCGCCTATCGCGAGGCCGCGGATCACGAGGTGGAGGCCCAGGGCCACGCCCCCGAGCGGATCGCCGAGCAGATCCTGGCACTCTGGACCGCCGGAGCCTGAGCCCGCGCGGGCAGGAAGGACGCGACCGCCGTGATGCCGATGGGGCCGGTGATGGTGATCCTGGGCGTCATCGTCTCCCTCATCGGGGCGGTCGTCGGCAGCTTCCTGAACGTCTGCATCTACCGCCTGCCCTGGGAAAAGAGCGTGATCTGGCCGGCCTCGCACTGCCCGAGAT from Aquisphaera giovannonii includes these protein-coding regions:
- the aroE gene encoding shikimate dehydrogenase, with the translated sequence MICVTIGRGRHSSLIEEWQAAAKAGADLAELRVDCLRRDPDLKRILAERPTPIVFTARRGPDGGLWRGNEEKRLQLLREAIALGVEYVDLEHDVAGKIRRFGKTKRIVSYHNLKNTPADIQDVVEECEKLDPDIIKIATNAPTLADASRVLRLGETGKFPTIPIAMGESGVFTRIFGAKFGSPFTYAGFNPERVFAVGMPQFGELKNDYNYRRIDDRTEIYGVIGDPIGHSLSPAIHNAAFRELGLNKVLVPFQVPQGGLESFLTDTTWLGLKGFSVTIPHKEAIIPLLQQKENAVERTGACNTVVVDAEGRRCGFNTDYRAAMDSLEVGMGSVEGSDGPSPLVDKQVLVLGAGGVARSIARGLSRRGAHVTICNRHDERSTALAEEVGCRMVTWSQRATVIADVIVNCTPVGMHPNVDDTPLPPSAFQRTGIIVFDTVYHPEHTMLLKLARERQAVAISGVDMFLRQAALQFKLYTGQDAPLDVMRATLKRKLGPLRED
- a CDS encoding shikimate kinase translates to MQANHGERGRGLVLVGYRGTGKSTVGRIVADRAGREFVEVDAEIERRAGRSIRAIFAEDGEPAFRDMEEEAVRGLVRDFPGAVLATGGGTVMRATNRGLLRGHGLVVWLRAEPAELARRIEADAISFATRPALTAAGPLAEIPAVLAARTPAYREAADHEVEAQGHAPERIAEQILALWTAGA